ATCCTTCTATTTCACTTCCAATGTTTCCTCTTAAAGTAGAATCAGTTTTTTTATAGAAAAATTTTATTTTTTTCTTATCAAATTTAGAGAGAACTGATTTTACTCTTTTTTTGCTTCAACAGCTGAGATATGTCTACTTTCAGTATCAATAACTATTACATCTGCATCTTTAGAGATTTCTTCTGTATTAAAATTCAAATCAGCTGTAACAATGGTAGAGATATTTTTCTTTGAAAACTGGACACCTGTATCTAAAGCACCAGTTAAGTCGTCAGCAATAATTACAAGTTTTATCATAAGAACTCCTTATTGATTATTTCATTCCTTTAGCAGTATTTTCTTCAAGTACTTTTTTGATAGCTTCTATTCCAGCTTCTGGAACTTGGCAGAAAGGTTTTCTGCATTTTCCAACAGGATAACCAAGTAAAGATACAGCTGTTTTTACAATAGTGTTTGGATTTCCAAATTTAAAACAATCTCTGAAAGAACGGATACTATCTTGTATTTCTCTTGCTTTATCTAAATTTCCTGCTATAAAAGTATCATAAATAGAAGCCATTGTAGAAGGGAAAACATTGGCACAGCCTGCTATTCCTCCTCTTCCTCCAGCTAAAAGGCACCATAAGATAAGAGAGTCATTTCCTGACAATACAGCAAAATCTTTTCTATATCTTGTTTTTTCTATATATTGAAGCATATTGTCAAAATTTCCACTGCTGTCTTTTACTCCAACTATATTTGGAATTTTACTTAATTTTTCAACTGTAGCAGGAGCTAAAGCATTCCCTGTTCTTGCAGGAATATTGTATAGAACTATTGGAAGATCTACAGCTTTGGCTACTTCTTTGTAGTGTTCATAAAGTTCATCTTGAGATGCAGCAGCAAATGAAGGTGTGATAATAGAAAGAACATCTACTCCTATTTCTTTAGCTTTTAGAGATAATTCGATAGTTTCTTTTGTACTTATACAACCAGTTCCACCATAAACTGGAACTCTTCCTTTTGCTTCGTCTACAACTATTTTTAAGACTTGTTCTTTTTCTTCATGGCTTAAAATATAAGCTTCTCCATTTGTTCCAAGAGGAAATAATGCATGTATTCCTGATTCAATTTGGCGATTTACCTGATTTCTTAATTCTTTTTCATTTATTGTTTCATCATCATTCATGGGAGTTAATAAAGGTACTATAACTCCTTTTATTTCAATATTTTTCATTTGTACTTTCCCCCTTGATTAAATAGTGATTTCTTTTTCAAATTCTTTAGATTCTTCTGGATAATCTAGTCGCATATGAGTTCCTCTGCTTTCTTTACGTTCAGAAGCAGCTTTTAACATAAAATAAATAGACTCTGCTATTTGTAAAGTTTCTGTATCTCTATTTAATTCACTGTTTTTTAACATATTAGAAATTGTTTTTTTAGCTTCTTCCAATATTTTTCCATCTCTGTATATTCCCAAAGCTTTAACAGCTATCTCTTTTAATTGAGGAACATATTTATTATATATTTCTTTATCCATGTTATATTCAATAGGAAATTCTTTCTTTTCTCCTGTTTTATCTGCTATAGCTTTAACAACTGCTTCTCCACAAAGTAACCCTGAGAGAACTGCTTGACTGGCTGCATTTCCAGCACAACGACAAGCACCATGAATTCCACCGCAAGCTTCACCAATAGCATATAATCCTTTAACAGTAGATTCATAGTTGCTGTCAACTTTAATTCCTCCAGAAAAACTATGAGCCATAGGACTTACTTCCAGCAGTTGTTTATTGAGATCTACCCCATTATCCATCAAACGATTAAAAAACCAAGGATAAGCTTTAAGTATTTCTCTGTCTATATGCCTTAAATCGACATAAACTCCACCATGTTCAGTTCCATTTCCAAGATTAACCTCTTTCCATATTTGTTTATTTAATAATGTTTTTGGCGAACCAGCCTCTCCTTGTGGTCTTACTTTTAAAAGGAATCTTTCACCTTTAGAATTCAATAGATGAGCTCCTTCTCCAAGCATAGCAGTAGGACATGGTTCCCCAACTGCTCCAGGAGGATATGTTACAACCATAGGTTCATATTCTAAAAATTCTACATCTATTAAATCTGCACCAGCTTTTTTAGCTATTGACAGAGTATTTCCTTTGATATCCATTGGATAAGTGGAAGAACCAAACAGATTTCCTACCCCTCCCCATGCAGCTATTACAGTTTCAGAATAAATATTTTCAAGATTTCCTTTTTTGTCTTTAACAGTGATTCCATAAACTTTATTTTTTTCACTTAAGACTTTTACACATTCATATCCTTCATAAAACTTAATTCCTTTTTCTTTTAAAGAAGTTATTAATTTATCAACAATTTCTACTCCTATTAATTCTTTAGTTGAGCAAAGTGATCTTGGAAAAGTATGCCCAGATACATGTCTTAATTTAGTTGTTCCATCTGGGTTCTTAGCAAATTCTACTCCCCATCTTGTAAGTAAGTCATATCCATTAAGAGTATTCTCTGCCATTTCTTTTACTAGTTTTTTATTAGCTATTCTATAACCAGCATTGAACATATCTTCAGCATATTTTTCAATAGTATCTCCATAAGGATTGTCTGGTAAAACAAAATTAATAGCTGCTATAACAGGACTTCCACCATAGCCCTTAGTATAAATTGCAATATCTCTTATACCAAGTTCATACATTCTAGCAGCAGAGGCCAGAGCAGCCAGTCCCATTCCAGCAATAACAACTTCATGGTGTATATATTCCATATTTATATCCCCTTTTTATTATTTTTATAATTTTGAAATAGATTTTTATGCATTTACTGGAACTTTTTTCTTTTTAATAAGTCCACTTGCAATGATATATATACCAATTACAAGACCAATTACATCTGTTATAGGTTCCGGAGCTATCATACATAGAGCACCAATAAATAGGATTGCCCTATTGAATTTGTTAAGTGGAGCTACCATGTATCCTGATATTGCCCCAGCAAGAAGGTATGTTCCAAAGAAAAGAATAGCTGTAGCTTTAGCAATTTCAGCTGGAGTTCCCATCAAAAGAAGTTCTGGATTATAAACAAATACAAATGGAACAAGGAAAGCAACTAATGCATACATAAATCCTGTAAATCCTGTTTTTAATGAATCAGCACCTGCTATTCCAGCAGCTGTATAAGAAGCAAGACATACTGGAGGAGTAATTTGAGCCATTATTCCAAAGTAAAATACAAACATATTGGCAGATAATGGATTTACATTAAGTTTTATCAAAACAGGTACAAAAAGTATATTTGATACAAGGTAAGCTGCAACTGTAGGGAGAGCCATACCAAGAAGCATACATCCAAGCATTGCTATCATAAGAGCTATACTTAAGTGAGATGTACCTATTTGAGCTATTATATTAGAAAATCTTGTAGCAAGTCCTGATTGAATTACTACACCAATGATTATTCCACAAGCAGCAGTAGGAATAGCAATATTAGAAGCTTGTTTAACTCCATCTATAGCTGTATTTGCTGTTGTTTTAAGAGTTTGATAATATTTTCCACCTTTATAAAATTTACTGAATAAATTACATAGTAAAACTGTAAATATACCAACCATTCCACTTCTCATTAATGATTTTCCTGAAATGATATATATAACTAAAACTATTGCTGGAATTATCATATAAACTCTTTCAAGAAGAGGATCTTTTATTTCAATAGTTACAGCCTCTTTATCAGAGTCAATAGCTTCTTTTTTAGCCATGAATGTAACAAGGAAGAATACTGATCCATAGTATGCAAGAGCTGGAATAATTGCTGCAAAAGCTACTGTTTTATATGGAACTCCCAGCATTTCAGCCATAATAAATGCTCCAACTCCCATAATAGGAGGCATTATCTGTCCACCTGTAGAAGCAACAGCTTCAATAGCTCCTGCTTGATGAGGGGCATATCCTACTCTTTTCATCATAGGAATAGTCATAACACCAGTAGTAGATACATTGGCAACAGCACTTCCAGAAATCATTCCCATGAGTCCTGAAGAAATAATAGCAGCTTTAGCTGGACCACCAGCACTTTTATTAGAGAATTTCATTCCAAAATCTATAAGGAGCTGACCTCCACCACATTGAGAGAAAAATGCTCCAAACAGAATAAAATAGAACAAACTTGTAGCAGAAGTGTAAAGAGGTGTTCCAAAAATTCCTCCAGAACCAAGCATCATAGTTTCAGTAAAGCTTCTCATATTTGTACCTTTGAAATATAATATTCCTGGACAATACATTCCTAGCCAGTCATAGATTATAAATAGAAGTATAAATATGAATAGTATTTTTCCAAGAGTTCTACGAACAGCTTCAAGTAAAATTATTATACAAATGACAGTTGCTATTTTATCCAAGTTAGTGACAATATCTACATATTGTACTCTGATACTAAGACGAGGAAATTCAACAATTGTATAATAGAGAAGAAAGACTATACCTGCAAAAAATGGGATATCTAATAAAGTCATCCATTTTTTCCAGAATTTTTATCAGCAGGATTTATTATAAAAATTACTAAAAGAGCCAAAATCAAGTGCATTGGATTTTGAAGCATAGGGTCCAATGGCTTTATTAAAGCTAAATATAATTGAAATCCAATGAAAATGACAACAATTGTATTTAAAATATAATTGCGTATATTATTAGAACTTTTTTCCATTTTATCTCCTTTTTATATAAGGGTGATCAAAGATCACCCTTAATGTTATATTACATTCAATTGAAATTAATTTTATTTTAAATATCCTTTTTCTTTATAATATTTTTCTGCACCTGGATGTAATTTTACTCCAGTTTGTGCAGGAGTTCCTGCTGTTGCAGGATCGAAATAAGATAAAGCTGCAAGTTGAGAAGCAAGTTCATCTTTTCCTTCACAAAGAGATTTAGTTAAAGCATAAGCAGTATCATCATCCATATTTTTATGAACCATTATAACTTGCTGAGAACCAACAGATTTAATAACATTTGTCTGTCCATTCCAAGTATTGGCATCAATATCAATATAGTCAAATCCTTCACCTGCAAGTTTTTTTAGAGTATCTTCACTCAATTGAGGGAAATACATAGCTTTAGTCATACAAAGTTCAGTAGTATTAGCTTGTCCAGCTGCAACATGGTCAATAGTCATATCAGCTTTACCATCTTGAAGATAAATTTTTATAGCATCTCCACCTAGTAAATCAACACTTCCACCCCAAGATCTGATATCATCAAATGTAACACCAAAAGTTTCAAAAAGTTTAACTCCAGCCAAATTTCCAAGAGTACCTATTTTTTAATAGCTATTCTTACTGGATATTTTTTCTCTATTAATTCTTCTACTGTTGTAATTCCAGTTTTATCAACAAATTCTTTTGTGAACAAAACATTTAAAAAGTCATGTCCTAATCCACCGGCTATAACTCTTGTAGATTTAGTAGGTTCTTTTCCTAAAATTCCAGTTTCTTCTGACCATTTAGCAGGGCCTGCATTACTCATTATAATATCGCATTGTTCATTTTCCAGAACTATTGGAGCTCCAACTCCTCCAGGAGATTCAGTAGTAAGATCAATATTTGATCCTTCAGGAAGTCCTTTTAAGAATACATTAGATATAGCAGATGCATACTGATATGCTCCTGTTCCTACTTCTTGAGTTGCAAATGTCAAATGAACTTTTTTTCCAGTTGTTGCTGCTGTTGTATCTTCCGATTTTTTCTCACCACAAGCTATAAATGTTCCACATAAACATAACATTAATAACAATTTTTTCATGACTTACCCCCAATTTTATATTTTATTTTATGTTGTTTTCTGCTAACTTAATTCCATAATCAATTGCATTTATAAGACTTAATT
Above is a window of Fusobacterium varium DNA encoding:
- the dapA_1 gene encoding Dihydrodipicolinate synthase; this translates as MKNIEIKGVIVPLLTPMNDDETINEKELRNQVNRQIESGIHALFPLGTNGEAYILSHEEKEQVLKIVVDEAKGRVPVYGGTGCISTKETIELSLKAKEIGVDVLSIITPSFAAASQDELYEHYKEVAKAVDLPIVLYNIPARTGNALAPATVEKLSKIPNIVGVKDSSGNFDNMLQYIEKTRYRKDFAVLSGNDSLILWCLLAGGRGGIAGCANVFPSTMASIYDTFIAGNLDKAREIQDSIRSFRDCFKFGNPNTIVKTAVSLLGYPVGKCRKPFCQVPEAGIEAIKKVLEENTAKGMK
- the nadB_1 gene encoding L-aspartate oxidase; this encodes MEYIHHEVVIAGMGLAALASAARMYELGIRDIAIYTKGYGGSPVIAAINFVLPDNPYGDTIEKYAEDMFNAGYRIANKKLVKEMAENTLNGYDLLTRWGVEFAKNPDGTTKLRHVSGHTFPRSLCSTKELIGVEIVDKLITSLKEKGIKFYEGYECVKVLSEKNKVYGITVKDKKGNLENIYSETVIAAWGGVGNLFGSSTYPMDIKGNTLSIAKKAGADLIDVEFLEYEPMVVTYPPGAVGEPCPTAMLGEGAHLLNSKGERFLLKVRPQGEAGSPKTLLNKQIWKEVNLGNGTEHGGVYVDLRHIDREILKAYPWFFNRLMDNGVDLNKQLLEVSPMAHSFSGGIKVDSNYESTVKGLYAIGEACGGIHGACRCAGNAASQAVLSGLLCGEAVVKAIADKTGEKKEFPIEYNMDKEIYNKYVPQLKEIAVKALGIYRDGKILEEAKKTISNMLKNSELNRDTETLQIAESIYFMLKAASERKESRGTHMRLDYPEESKEFEKEITI
- the siaT_3 gene encoding Neu5Ac permease, producing the protein MTLLDIPFFAGIVFLLYYTIVEFPRLSIRVQYVDIVTNLDKIATVICIIILLEAVRRTLGKILFIFILLFIIYDWLGMYCPGILYFKGTNMRSFTETMMLGSGGIFGTPLYTSATSLFYFILFGAFFSQCGGGQLLIDFGMKFSNKSAGGPAKAAIISSGLMGMISGSAVANVSTTGVMTIPMMKRVGYAPHQAGAIEAVASTGGQIMPPIMGVGAFIMAEMLGVPYKTVAFAAIIPALAYYGSVFFLVTFMAKKEAIDSDKEAVTIEIKDPLLERVYMIIPAIVLVIYIISGKSLMRSGMVGIFTVLLCNLFSKFYKGGKYYQTLKTTANTAIDGVKQASNIAIPTAACGIIIGVVIQSGLATRFSNIIAQIGTSHLSIALMIAMLGCMLLGMALPTVAAYLVSNILFVPVLIKLNVNPLSANMFVFYFGIMAQITPPVCLASYTAAGIAGADSLKTGFTGFMYALVAFLVPFVFVYNPELLLMGTPAEIAKATAILFFGTYLLAGAISGYMVAPLNKFNRAILFIGALCMIAPEPITDVIGLVIGIYIIASGLIKKKKVPVNA
- a CDS encoding TRAP transporter solute receptor, TAXI family, encoding MAGVKLFETFGVTFDDIRSWGGSVDLLGGDAIKIYLQDGKADMTIDHVAAGQANTTELCMTKAMYFPQLSEDTLKKLAGEGFDYIDIDANTWNGQTNVIKSVGSQQVIMVHKNMDDDTAYALTKSLCEGKDELASQLAALSYFDPATAGTPAQTGVKLHPGAEKYYKEKGYLK